The Salvelinus sp. IW2-2015 linkage group LG15, ASM291031v2, whole genome shotgun sequence genome includes a region encoding these proteins:
- the LOC111974526 gene encoding LOW QUALITY PROTEIN: protein mono-ADP-ribosyltransferase PARP6-like (The sequence of the model RefSeq protein was modified relative to this genomic sequence to represent the inferred CDS: inserted 2 bases in 2 codons; deleted 2 bases in 2 codons) has product MDIKGQSWTDEESDGENESEQFLYGIQGSCAADLYRHPQLDADIEAVKDIYTDSAVSVREYGTIDDVDIDLQINISFLDEEVATAWKVIRTEPIILRLRFSLSQYLDGPEPSVEVFQPSNKEGFSLGLQLKKILSTFTSQQWKHLSNEFLKAQQEKRHSWFKAGGTIKKFRAGLSIFSPIPKSPSYPLIQDTVLKGKLSVPELRVTRLMNRSISCTMKNPKGELFSYPPNSQTVAVPAARAPAQITTRQLIELFFSSQAGGHCKNIPTLEXGFLVQIMKYSEQRIPTLNEYCVVCDEQHVFQNGSMLKPAVCTRELCVFSFYTLGVMSGAAEEVATGAEVVDLLVAMCRAALESLVKASSLNPTLSVVDPNDPKTLAFNPKKKNYXRLQKALDSVMSIREMTQGSYLEIKKQMDKLDPLAHLLLQWIISINRSHIVKLPLSRQLKFMHTSHQFLLLSSPPAKEARFRTAKKLYGSTFAFHGSHIENWHSVLRNGLVNASYTKLQLHGAAYGKGIYLSPISSISFGYSGMGKGQHRMPTKDELVQRYNRMNTVPQVQCLMSRPIQSRFLQSRNLNCIALCEVITSKDLQKHGNIWVCPVSDHVCTRFFFVYEDGQVGDANINTQEPKVQKEIMRVIGTQIYSS; this is encoded by the exons ATG GACATCAAAGGCCAGTCCTGGACTGATGAGGAATCAGATGGGGAGAATGAGTCGGAGCAGTTCCTCTATGGGATCCAG GGGAGCTGTGCTGCTGACCTGTACCGACACCCCCAACTGGATGCAGACATCGAGGCAGTGAAGGACATCTATACCGACAGTGCTGTCTCTGTCAG AGAGTATGGAACCATTGATGATGTGGACATTGACCTTCAGATTAATATCAGTTTCTTGGAT gAGGAGGTGGCAACAGCCTGGAAGGTCATCCGAACAGAGCCCATCATTCTGAGACTacggttctctctctcccagtaccTAGATGGACCGG AACCGTCAGTGGAGGTGTTCCAGCCCTCCAATAAAGAGGGCTTCAGCCTGGGCCTGCAGCTCAAGAA GATCCTGAGTACGTTCACGTCCCAGCAGTGGAAGCATCTCAGTAATGAGTTCCTGAAGGCCCARcaggagaagagacacagctgGTTCAAGGCYGGGGGAACCATCAAGAAGTTCCGCGCAGGACTCAGCATCTTCTCTCCCATCCCCAA GTCCCCCAGCTACCCTCTGATCCAGGACACGGTTCTGAAGGGGAAGCTGAGTGTTCCAGAGCTGAGGGTGACCCGGCTCATGAATCGTTCCATCTCCTGCACCATGAAGAACCCCAAGGGGGAGCTGTTCAGCTACCCCCCCAACAGCCAG ACTGTGGCTGTCCCGGCGGCCAGGGCCCCAGCGCAGATTACCACGAGGCAGCTGATTGAATTGTTTTTCTCATCCCAGGCGGGCGGCCACTGCAAGAACATCCCTACCTTGG TTGGCTTCTTAGTACAG ATAATGAAATACTCGGAGCAGAGGATCCCCACTCTCAATGAGTACTGTGTGGTCTGTGACGAGCAGCACGTCTTTCAGAACGGATCCATGTTGAAG CCGGCTGTGTGCactagagagctgtgtgtgttctccttcTACACTCTGGGTGTGATGTCAGGAGCAGCAGAGGAGGTGGCCACTGGAGCAGAG GTGGTGGATCTGCTGGTGGCTATGTGTCGGGCTGCTCTGGAGTCTCTCGTAAAAGCATCATCTTTGAACCCTACCCTATCTGTGGTCGACCCCAACGACCCCAAGACTCTGGCCTTCAACCCAAAG AAGAAGAACT GGAGATTGCAAAAAGCACTGGACAGTGTCATGTCCATCCGCGAGATGACCCAG GGCTCATATCTGGAA ATTAAGAAACAGATGGACAAACTGGACCCTCTGGCTCACCTCTTACTGCAGTG gatCATATCCATTAACCGATCCCATATCGTCAAGCTGCCTCTGAGTAGG caACTGAAGTTCATGCACACATCCCACCAGTTC TTGTTGCTCAGCAGCCCGCCTGCCAAGGAGGCACGCTTTCGCACGGCCAAGAAGCTCTACGGCAGCACTTTTGCCTTCCA TGGTTCCCATATAGAGAACTGGCACTCCGTTCTGAGAAATGGACTAGTCAATGCCTCTTATACCAAACTGCAG CTGCATGGTGCAGCCTATGGAAAGGGTATCTATCTCAGCCCCATCTCCAGCATTTCCTTTGGATACTCAG ggatGGGTAAAGGACAGCACCGCATGCCCACCAAAGATGAGCTGGTGCAGCGCTACAACCGTATGAataccgttccacaggtgcagtGTCTGATG AGCCGTCCTATCCAGTCAAGGTTTCTCCAGAGCCGGAATCTAAACTGCATTGCCCTTTGTGAAG TGATCACGTCCAAGGACCTGCAGAAGCACGGCAACATCTGGGTGTGTCCTGTGTCCGACCACGTCTGCACGCGCTTCTTCTTCGT GTACGAGGACGGCCAGGTGGGAGATGCCAACATCAACACCCAGGAGCCCAAGGTGCAGAAGGAGATAATGCGTGTGATCGGCACCCAGATCTACTCCAGCTAA